A stretch of DNA from Dioscorea cayenensis subsp. rotundata cultivar TDr96_F1 chromosome 4, TDr96_F1_v2_PseudoChromosome.rev07_lg8_w22 25.fasta, whole genome shotgun sequence:
AATTACACATTATTTCTGGTCTATAGTCTATTGGGTGCTTCCTGTGAGCATCTTATCAGAAGTTTTTTTTCTCGAACCTTGTTCTTTTGGCTCTTCTGGCTCCCTTTGCCAGACCTGGCAGGGCCGTtttcctttctattttttttttaattcatttttaaatgtaCAATTAAAAAGCATATTTGGGTCATGAAGCAATTATAAAACGGCTAGTTTTTAGTAGTTTGAGGGCATTTTGATACATAAAATATATGACTAGATAGATATATTTATGTGTTATTACTCCATATATGtattactgtatatatatatatatatatttgtgtcaTTATATAGATAGAGATAAAGGAAAAAAGCTTGGTCACCGagagtattttttattttttatttttttcccttctcaGTAAAAGAGAATGTTTTTTGCATACCCCTATGATAGCACAGTGAGCAGGTACGGGAAGTTTCAAgagtcaaaatatatatattttttttaaataacactATTTTATAAtcgcttcttttttttttaaattatgttactatttttttttaagctaaaacagagtaaaaaaaatctgggtaaatgtttttcaaaagataattaaaGCTGATCTTTTACCACAGAGAGTGTACGTACTGTATATGGTTTATAGTAATACAAACGGAAACATGAATTAGGAAGAGGATGTACATAGTTAAGAAATCttgtacaaatatatatattcatatctgTCCTATATATGCATGCCAATTTCCACTTAGCTGGGCAAAGTTCCGAGAGCTTAAATTAGCTTGCCTGATGCATTCTATATCAAAGTTGGATTAATGTAGAAACAAGTACTTCTGTGGCATCATTTGTATGGACTACAGAGTGAGTTCCCAATAGCTTTCAGAAAGAACAAATTCCTTTCCTGGAGCATTAGACTAGTGAATGATTAGCTCATGAGGCCAAATAAGAAATAGTATGCAACCAACACTGGTAATGAAACCAGCATTCCAAAGATAACCCTGCAAAATTCCAATGATAaccattaaatttaatattatttaatattatttatccatataaaataccaatttaaaaaaaaaaaaaacttacgcTGTGCTTAGCACATCAGCGTGCAATCCGTAGTCCCTTGCGAAAATGAACGAGGTTATGGACTGTGGCAATGCAGCCTGCAAAAAGATTAGAATCAGTTTGGTGATGATCAAGGAAGCATGCACTAGAGATTAAATTGTCAAGTAAAAATACCTTTATAATTAAAGTGTTTCTTGATTCTTAAACGTGTTCAATTCCCATCAATCGAACAGTGATtccattaaattttaaaattatggatGGTGGGTAATAATTAACCTAGTGATACACATGGTCAAAAGCTAGCATTGTTATTTATCTTGTCTTGATCACTACTGTACGTTTTTAATCCTTATGTCAAAATTTTTGGTGCGCAGTGTCCACGTCAACACTATGATCACAGTCTTTCTAATGACCCTTAAGTTGACAGagatattaaataattcatattcaATTGGAGAACTAAAATAAATACCCTTTGATATGAAATAACTTAAAATGAACTACATACACTTTTTGTTAGATCAGCGAAGAATTTTAGCTAATAATTAATGGACGTAACCTGTATAATGGCAATCCGTAGTACGTCTCCACGCAGACCGACGGCTATGGCTCCAATGGCCATGGCCGCTGGCCCAGCAATGAACTTCATAACCATGCCAAACGCCATCAAGCTCGGTCCAGAAGCGACCAACTTCTCTTGCAACGCCATGaacaaacctatatatatatatatatatataagcaacaCTCATTAattagatatatgtatatatgcttCAACAGTATTATATGATTaaagtatatataattaaagattaGTTAATTCTCTTACCCATGCTAAACATTGCCATGCCAGTCCCAGCTTTAGACATGACCAAGATTGAACCTTCCATAATGCTTGGCATCTCAAAGTgccacctatatatatatatatatatatatataatataaatcagTATGAATATAGTGAtaaatatgcatgcatgcatgtttgcAATTAAATAACGTAACTACGTATGCTACTACCTATTAGAAATAAAAGCCCAAGTGATGCCAATGATACTTGCATAAGAATTAGGGTTTAAGGCCAGCTTAAACCAAACAATCCTCAtaagagaacaaaaagaaggcTTTGCTATAAGAAGCTCATGATCAGCAACACTGTTTGTGTTTTGATCATTATTATtggtagtagtagtagtagcagcagcagcagcagcagcagcagcagcagtatCCTTTGATGATGGTGATATATCTATTGAAACCACATGAGAGTACTGATTAGAAACAACGCCGGGTTTTGTTGGTATACCGATCTTCACCTTCCTAAATTCCAagacaaagagaaggagaacaAGCCAAACAATGCCCTGAAATATAGAGGACTGCACCACAAGGTCCTGAGCAGAGGGCCCATACATGGCATTGAGCATGGGCACCCCCACAACAAGTGAGTTTGTGAGAGTGGACAAAGAGAAGGTGGTAATGGACCAGCCATAGCTCCCTTTACTGCTACATTTAGCCCATGCAAAGAGAATGGAGACTATTACTACCTTAGAGATGACATCGGCCAAGATAAATTGGTAATTCATCGAGAAAGGATCTGCGTGGATGGTGAACTCAAAGACGAAGAAGGGAAGGGTGAAGTAAGAGACGAGAAGGTTTATAGCCTCGCATTGTTCTGGTGTGAAGATATGCCACCACCTGACAGAGCCATAGCCGAGGCCAAGGGCTGTGTAAAGTGGAGCCACGGCCACCACCACCTTGTATATCTCTCCTACCCCTATCATCataaaattgatataattaatagcgtatatatatatgtatgtatattatatatatatatatatatgatgcagCTAGCTAGAGATAGATGTTATAATTTTGTAGTGAAACTAGTGCTTTGTTTATAtaagatggtggtggtggtgtcgTGTTTAATTAGGGCGTTATGTTCTAATATGTGGATGATTAATTAGCATGAAATATATAGATAATGCAAGGATATTGGTCTACGTTAGAGTGCATATATGAAGAGTATTAGTGCATGGTACTAATTAATTAGACTTGGAATAAAGGAATGATGTTCAGTGGTTTATTCCACACCACCAAACACTACACCGTgcatgttgttgttggtggtggcatggtggtggtggtgatcgTGTTTTGTTTAGgagattttatgttattttattttgtttcgtTTTGTTATaatgtttcttttatatatttttaatggacAGTATAAAATAATGGCGGGAGAAGCACCGGATTTGGAGAATATGGAATACATGCTTTCCCTAATGGCAGCTGATGATGTCCGCCTCTTGCTCATTTACACATTCTAAAGATCTCCACGTACGCACTAATTTCATCTATTATCAAACTTTTTACAAGTACAGAGTTAGCCAATAAATCTGTGATTTATCTACatttacttttaaatatatatatatatatagagagagagttAGCTAGCTAGCACTTCATCTGTTAACcattcaatttttcaatttatattaagtgggataaatctatatattttcGGGGGCAATTCATATGTCTACTTTTGAAATGTTGTGTATATATGgcattttgtttttagtttttagttttttttgtttttaaataataataatttatgaaatacaaacattacaaaatCTCAATGATGAAAATTgacataaaattatatattgtgtAACCAAAATCATACTTAAATAAATGACAACTATATTATACtatattaaacattttgaaagtaatgaaatagaaataaatattaatatataaaatgaaggGTCGACCAAGGATATGACTAACCTGATATTCTtccattctttttgttttcgaaaAGTTCAAAATTCATCCATACACTTCAACTAGCTACCATAAAATCATCAGTAGATAACAAGAATACAATAAAGGaatcaaattctttttttagtctttttcaTCAGaaaattacacacacacacacacgtaaacatatttatattaaagaaGTGGCCATCTTTTTCTCTAcaaattttttacattaattatcAATGTGCAGAGAACCCTTTTAAAGGAATAGTTCCAAATAATCAATCATATATTCCCTCCCCATGGTTGGAACAATACAAGAATTGTTCATTCTTCTACTTGCATGATTGTTCTAGACTTTTGATGCTACACCTTGAGTAAGACTGCAGGATTGATTATTAATGTTCTCTCATAGCTGAAAAAAGTTTCAAGATCTTTCAACGTTTGTCTCTTGTATCGTTACAATTAATTCTCTCTTTAccaatttggtttttgtttggtGCAATGCTTAGTCATCTTACCATGCATGTTTCCAACTGGCTAGTCCACATCTCCATGTATGTATGTCATCTCAACTgaaaaattaatctttttttttaatttagacaCTGATGattgttaattaattagctaGCACTAAAAAACCTGTTTATGGAGTTGAACTTAAAGCGGTGTTTGTTTGATTACCTGACATTTGTACATGCACTTTAAATGGACATTGTTGTGCCACGAGTAAAGCTAGCATTCAACTCttaatactttctaaaattcaTCCAAGTACGTAACTAAGAGCTTCTTGACATAATTATAAACTAACATTATTAATTTGACCTTGCGcattaatatttattgtttaatactTGCATTTAAATTAAGGTTCATTTTGCACGCTTAATTTGATCGATGACTAGGACGTGCGtcaaactttaattttgttttattatgaccactaacaattattaattatattgattttttatatgttaattaatttaattaatcatgTTATAGAAAGAGCCGCAAACTGAGAATCCACGAGAGATGCCACACAATTCTTATTTTCCTTTGCTTTATGCTTAGTTCAATATCAtgcctatgatttttttatggaaCCCAAATGAAGAAAGCAAACTCATGTAtatctcattttcttttttccgCCTCAAActgattatataattaaattaactttTACATTGACTATGCACTATAgtttatgtatacatatataaactcAACGGGCACCAGATTaaggaataaatataattttaattacaaatatattgaaccaaatCTAGAAAtgaatttgtatatatatatatatatacagctgAATAAATTGATGCTTCAGAGACAGACATCTTGGGGGAAAAGAGCCACCAGAGTAGctaatttattgataataagagaaaaaggttcaaacaaagacaaaaacaGCAGACTCAAAGAGTccacaaaaaaaccaaaacaggaaaaaataaacaacaaaaaagaaaaaaaggagcaACTAAAACAAATTAACTAGAGAGACCCGACTGTTGAAGAAGCTTCATCAGCCAATGTGGCTTATCCAATCCTCGATGAAAAAGAGAAAGGCGGGAAGCATGAATCCCACGCCCAGCAAGACCAGCAGCAGCCCGATTCCATTGATGGGGGATGAGTTCGATCCGAGGATGATTCAGCAGACTTAAAAGCAGAGTAATAGTTTGCAGTGTAGTAGATTGACGCCAGGAAACCACATCGTCGTTGTGAAGAAGCTTGCTCCAAAGATCCTCAGAACTGATGAAAATATTGGAGCAATTTTCCTTAACAACCGAAAGGTGATGGAGAGCCCAACCAAGCGCCTTCAAGTCTAAATCCAGCCTGTTTGCAAATTCAGTTGAGCAAAAACCTGCAGAATACACAAGAGCATCAGAATTGATCATAACAAATCCCATACCACCCTTACCAGTGACATTATTCCAAGCAACAGCAGAAAAAACACCCAAACAACCAGGGACAGGTCTGCTGTTAAGAATATAATTTCTCATCAGGGAATTTCCGGAGCCAATAGAAAAGTCCCTGACATGCTGTAAAATCAAGTTGGCAATCTTTAAGCAATCAGGTATTTCTTGCCGAAAGAGTTTGTTACACCTACTTTTCCAAATTTGCCAAAGAGTAACAGCAATAATAGAGGCAGCAAGATTAGAGTTACCATTAGCCTGGAAATCCAGCCAATCACCACCATCAAGTAGAGCATATTGAGAAATTCTGGTTTCAGCAAGAGAATCCACCAACCTCCATATCTCAGTACTAAAACGACGCATTCTAAAAAGATGATCAGTGTTCTCCAGAGAGAGACCACAGAAGACACATGGGTCAGGAGGACCAAGATTTAGACgatacaaaaattcaaaagttttaattttgccATGCATCAACATCCAAATAAATGTTTTAGTTTTGGTGCAACATTCAGCTTCCAAATGTTAGCCCACACACATCACTGACTGTTCAGCACATGATCTCTGTTAAGAAACTTGTAAATGTTGGAAGAAAGCTTGGTACCACAAGGTTCAGGGAACCAAACCCAATGGTTGGCATTATCATGATTGACCTTACCAAATTCTAAGATTGGAGAATTCCAATTAAAGCCAAAAATCAGATTAAAAGCATCAACATTCCAGGAGTTATGATGAAGTAAATCACATACAGAAAAATCCTCCACATTAAAATTCATATTAAGGAAGACCGGTTTGAAGGCAATAGGAATATCAAAACACCAAGGATGATATAAAAATGAAGTCAGAGCAGGGTTCAAACAATTAATCCAAAGAAAAGGGTTCAGAACCTTAGCATTGTCACAAAGACCTCTGAAAAAAGCCGAACAGTTAGGAGGGGGAGTCATGGTCCAGAAATTATGATCACCATATTTCAAGAACAGGATATCCACCCAAAGAGAATTATGCTTATTAAGAAAGTGAAGAAGATTCTTGGCCATAAGAGAATGCTTAACCTTGAGCAAGTTACGAATGCCTAATCCCCCCTCAGATTTACCCGCAGTAATGGTATCCCAGTTTATCATGTGCATACCATGATCATGATCATAGTTAGCCCATAAGAATTTCCTAGCAATCTTCGATAACTTAGCAAGAACGGAATCAGGAATGGGGTAAGCAGCAAGATAGTATGTAGGAATGGCCGAGAGAATGCAATTAATTAAGATTGACTTACCAGCCTTAGAAAGCTTAGACTTACCCCAATTGGCCACAGCAGTATTAAAACGATCAACCATGAAATCAAATTGACAAACAGCAAGGCGTTTAGGGGAAATAAGGACCCCCAAATAAGAGAAAGGAGTCTTGCCCATTTTAAAGTTAAGAATATTACTAATGCTTTTAGAAACCCTTTTGTTTAGCCAATGAGGAAAGAAAACCTCCGATTTGTTATGATTGGGAAATTGACCAGAAATCTGCGCATAGAGATTTAAACAGAATACAATATTTCTAGCAGACTTTCTGGACGCAGAAGATACCAAAATgagatcatcagcatacatcAAATGGTTGAAGTTGTGAGTTAAATTGTTGGAGAAACCAGGAATCAGACCTAAGGACTGAGCCTGATTCATGATTGCAGTGAGATTTTGggcaaccaaaataaataaatagggaGATAGAGGATCGCCTTGCCGAATGCCACGAGAAGGACGAAACCAAACAGAGGGTCGACCATTCAGGAGAATAGAGAAAGAAGTAGCCGCAAGACACGTTCTAACATAAGAAATCCAGATGCtaggaaaattcattttaattaatgtggCAAAAATGATATTCCAATTAAAGGTATCATATGCCTTCTCAATGtccaccttaatcatcatcctAGGGGGGAAGGTCCTCTCCTGATTCAAAGAGTGAAAAACCTCTTGGACCgtaataatattatcaacaaGAGAGCGACCAGGCACAAAGCCACATTGCTCCTTACCCACCAGACATGCAATGACATCTTTAAGACGATTGGCCAGAATCTTAGTAAcaatcttataagccacattACAAAGTGAAATTGGGCGATAATCAGAGGCGAATTTAGGGTGATCTTTCTTGGGGATTAAAGTAATAAAGGTCCTACCCCAGGCTCCAGGCATCACAgctctttgaaaaaaatattcaatggcAGGAACCAAACGATTCTCAATATCATTCCagaaaaacttataaaattcAACATTCATGCCATCAGGACCCGGAGATTTGCCATCAGGAAGAGAAAGGATGGTAGAGTAAATTTCATCTTTGGAAACAGGTCTAGTTAAAGCCGACTGCTGGCCACTAGAAAGAGTAGGCAAATCTGGGGGAATCATATTAACAACATGATCAAGCATACGAGAGTCAGTGGAACTCCAAAGGGTAGAAAAATGGTTCAGGAGAACATGTTTAATTTGAAGAGAATCATTAGAACATCTGCCATTACTATCAGTAACATTCATGATGGCGTTATAGTGTCTACGAACTCTAACACTGCGATGAAAGAATGTAGAGTTCATATCCCCACTTATAACCCAATTTAATCTGGATTTTTGGGCCCACCGACTGTGATATTGTCTCAACAAAGCTCTGTATCTGTTCTGTAAGGCCCTAAAAGACACAGGGTCATAATTGGAGCTTAAACTATCATCGACCTCTAGAGCCTGGAGTTGGACCTCAAGAAGCTTAATTTCCCTATCAAGAGTACCCAAACCCATGTGCCTAATAGAGCAAACACTGTGTCTAACATGGGCGAGGACATGATAAAAAGCATGCATGGGATTGGAATGAGAAGTGCAAGATAAAGCTTTACGGATTTGAAAAACATAATCAGCATGCTCCAACCAATAATTTTCGAAACGAAAAATGCCACAGGGAACACGATTAGCATGCCCAATTTCAATAAACATAGGCGAATGATCAGAGAAGATCTTAGGCAAGTAAATAATATGAATAGAGTTAGAACGAGCTAACCAATGTTCATTAACCAAACAACGGTCGAGACAAGCCCAACGCCTCGCAAGACCACGTTGGCCATTACACCACGAGAAAGAGGCCCCCGAAAAACTAACATCAAGAAGGGCATTATCAGAAATAAACTTAGAAAAGAAATACGCTTTCCTAGCATAATAAGAAAAACTACTTCCCTTATGATCAGAATGGGATGTAATAGCGTTGAAATCCCCAAGAACAATCCAAGGGAGATCAAGCCTCTGAACCAGTGAAAGTTCCTTCCATAATTTTTGCTGAAAAGAGAAATGCTGAGCATTATAAACCACAGAAATAATCCAAGGGTGATCTGCAGAGGAAGAGAAGATTAAGTGAAGGGCACGATGAGAGTGAGCCACAGGAGAGATCTTGCCAAGGGTTTTAAGccaaaaaacaataatgccaCCAGAATACCCAGTTGCTGGTACGGCAACCCAATTCCAAAACTTGACAAACTTGGTACACAGGCGATAAATACGATCTTCATTAGCTCTCGTCTCCACAAGGGCAAAAATATCCACTCTTTTATCTTTCATGAGTCTACGAATCCTACAAAGCTTGTCATTGCCAGTAGTTCCTCTACAGTTCCAACCTATGATATTGAGTTTCCCAGTCATTAAAAACCTGaattaaaaaaggaaacaaactGAGAACAAAAAAACGGGATATAACATAATTATAGACAACATAAATCCAGAGTTATGAGGTAGGAGATAGAGCACGGGAGACCCGAATAGGATCTCCATCATCACTCTCTCCATGTCTTCCCTTTTTCGGAGAAATCGTTTGCGAAGAACTAGCTTTTCGAACCAGTGTTTCTTTCCTTAATCCCTCCTGAAACTGGCCAAGGGTAGTAGAATCATCCACCTCATCATTCATATCCGTATCCTCATCAGATTCCTCGGAGTCAGTCATTGATTCACCGGAAACCTCAGATCCATCCTTATCATCGGAGAGGATAGCTTCCAAACTCTCCACCGCCCTACGATGTTTGTCATCATCAACCGCAGTCCCGGACTGTGGATCCTCAATACCTAAGATGAGAGTAGGCGGAGACTCAGGGACGGCCGAAAGAGGTGCCGAAGAACGAGCCATCTCCTTTTTCCAAGATTGAGAAGAGAGCATCATTTGACCAGCAACCGAGCCTGAAGTTTGAATTAaagttcttttccctttttttatcaGTTTTCAAGGAGCCTTGAGCAGCGCACAACTCTAGCTGACAAGTCTCCGTAGTAGCCTGCAATAAAGGAACATCGCAAGTCTCAAAGGCAGGAGCATCATTAGTCTCAAAAGCAGGGTCAACAGTATTGGGGGCCACAGAGGCAGACGAACGGTCAGAAGCATGACGCGACAGGCCACCACGACCTCCACCGCGCGATCTGAAGCCGCCACGTACACCTCCCTCTGATCCTCTTCCCACCATGTGTTGGTCATCAGGCGTTGCCTCGGAAGAAGGATCCCCACAATGCGAATGAACGGTCGTGGACACATCACCCCTACCAAGCTGGCGCATGTGAGAGTCACGTGCAGAAGAGAAACCAGCACCACCCCGGTTCCGACCCCTGTTCCGCCGGCGGGTGGCGATCATCCAAGCCCCAAAATCCGTGGACTGAACCTCTCCAGGTGAAGCAGTCTGATCATTGGACGCAGCAATCCCAGTAGCAACCAGCCCAATCCGAGAAAACTCCCGACCCGAGCCAGGAGCAAGGTCACCTCCGACCACAACCGCGGCATCCTCCATCACCTGGTCAGTCAGAGAGTTTCCAGGACGGCTGCAGCAACTAGAAGCACCGTGCCCTATCAAACCACAGTGGTAACAAAAAGTAGGTAATCTTTTAtacaaaatcacaacaaaaactctggattctccatcttcaagccaAAAACCCCGCTTCAAAGGGCAAGATAAGTCAAGTTCAAGGCAAATCCTGGCGAATCTAGCCCTGGTTAGATTCAGAGTGAACTCATCAATCTTCAGAAGTTTTCCAATGGGCTCAGTAATGGATTCCAAAGCGCCATCCCAAAATTCGATTGGGAGGTTATGGAGTTGGAGCCAAACCATAGCACGCGAAAGTTTTGTGTGAGCGGGTTCAAAGTAAGGTTGCCAGGGAACCAGCTGCAAGGTAAGGCCACTAACCGTCCAAGGTCCACGGAAGAGGAGTTGCTGCTTGGTGGCGTCAGTCTCACAACGGATAAGCAAATAACCGTTCGGCATATCAGCGATGTGAATGACCCCGTAAGGCTTCCAAAGACCCAATAAGGTTGCCTTCACTGTTTCAAAGGGAGGAGACTTGCCAAATAACTTGCCATAAAGGGCAAGACTGAACCTCCTTTGAGCCTTTTGCTTGGTCTCAGCGTCAACCCGGACAGAATCCGAGACAGTAGCCTTGAGTCGAGCAAGAGTGGAATCGTCTAAGGGAGCCGAGCCAACCGGCCGTTTATGGACCGCACTGGCAATATCAGCCCAGGAAGGAGGTGGAGGAGGTTCTCCGGAAGAAGACATGAGAAACTTTTAAGTGTTGAACTCCAGATTATGGCGATTGGTTGGTGATGCGCGCTTAGAGACAGACATCTTTGACGAGAGAAAACTTGAGTAatctatataatttaatttgtccATTATATTGTTGGATTGGCATTTGGCAATTAATATTGTGCGCGGCTCTGCAGATGTGATCTTGATTTGATGTCAAAGGTATATAATTGGGTGGCTAATTACTCAACGGTGGCAATAATCTAACACAGTTGGATGATCGATCTTGTGCATGATGATCTGATTCCTcccataaaataaatttttaggcCAATTAATTAAGCAGCTTCAAACATACATCTCATCATATATTCAGTGCAAGTACTTGTTCCCTTGTAACATCGATCAGACTAGTTCAAGTAACATATTAATTGTTCCCCTGTAACGTCAAACTCTAGCTCATTAATTAATCTGATTCTtcgcctatatatatatatataaatatatattgttgatgTAATAGTATGGCTAttgttttttcatattattaatataacacATAAACTTCCCAAAGACAACAGCTAGCAAA
This window harbors:
- the LOC120259198 gene encoding auxin efflux carrier component 5; translation: MMIGVGEIYKVVVAVAPLYTALGLGYGSVRWWHIFTPEQCEAINLLVSYFTLPFFVFEFTIHADPFSMNYQFILADVISKVVIVSILFAWAKCSSKGSYGWSITTFSLSTLTNSLVVGVPMLNAMYGPSAQDLVVQSSIFQGIVWLVLLLFVLEFRKVKIGIPTKPGVVSNQYSHVVSIDISPSSKDTAAAAAAAAAATTTTTNNNDQNTNSVADHELLIAKPSFCSLMRIVWFKLALNPNSYASIIGITWAFISNRWHFEMPSIMEGSILVMSKAGTGMAMFSMGLFMALQEKLVASGPSLMAFGMVMKFIAGPAAMAIGAIAVGLRGDVLRIAIIQAALPQSITSFIFARDYGLHADVLSTAVIFGMLVSLPVLVAYYFLFGLMS